One segment of Mycolicibacterium baixiangningiae DNA contains the following:
- a CDS encoding diflavin oxidoreductase, protein MTGRPDFSLIVAFGTDMGNAEDAAMTFAEECQAVGIDVEAAELNQVDVADLQATTHFVVVTSTFGDGDFPDNATLFWEAISAETHRLEHLSFAVLALGDTAYDLFCHAGKLLDARLEALGATRLAERVDVDGSYVQPAKAWTTDVVKLLQDALGDPGRAFEAVPASERSEPSGRERHHPVTTRLTVNRLLTATDSDKEVRHYEMDLTGSGIRYRAGDSLAVHATNDPELVDAILTHLGTGPDHAVPDHDEPLGALLTEHLEIRTPSRALQALVAARTGDPEAAAALRVAATAAPGSWWYGKDVLDLIRLADLGVDEVVDTLRPLQFRDYSIASSPLVHPDSVHLTVATVRYTAGNRRHGGVASTFLAERGDTLTVHLRPNHAFRLPAGDVPIIMIGPGTGIAPFRAFLQERRATAAPGRSWLFFGDRRRTTDFLYGDELHAFAESGTLTRLDLAFSRDTAARPYVQQRMRENAAELFSWLQDGAHLYVCGDADRMAKDVDAALHEIVARCGGLDADGAHAYVNDLIKSHRYVRDVY, encoded by the coding sequence ATGACGGGCCGGCCGGACTTCTCGCTGATCGTTGCCTTCGGCACCGACATGGGCAACGCCGAGGACGCCGCCATGACGTTCGCCGAGGAATGCCAGGCCGTCGGCATCGACGTCGAGGCGGCCGAGCTCAACCAGGTCGACGTCGCGGACCTGCAGGCGACCACCCACTTCGTGGTGGTCACCTCCACATTCGGCGACGGTGACTTCCCGGACAACGCCACCCTGTTCTGGGAGGCCATCAGCGCCGAGACCCACCGGCTCGAGCATCTGAGCTTCGCGGTCCTCGCCCTCGGCGACACCGCCTACGACCTGTTCTGCCACGCCGGAAAGCTCCTCGACGCACGGCTGGAAGCCCTCGGCGCGACCCGGTTGGCCGAGCGCGTGGATGTCGACGGTTCATACGTGCAACCCGCCAAGGCGTGGACCACCGACGTCGTGAAGCTGCTGCAGGATGCTCTCGGCGATCCCGGCAGGGCATTCGAGGCCGTCCCCGCATCCGAGCGCAGCGAACCGTCCGGCCGGGAGCGCCACCATCCCGTCACCACCCGGCTCACGGTCAACCGACTGCTCACCGCAACGGATTCCGACAAGGAGGTCCGCCATTACGAGATGGACCTCACCGGATCCGGGATCCGCTACCGCGCAGGCGATTCGCTGGCCGTGCACGCCACCAACGACCCCGAGCTGGTCGACGCCATCCTCACCCACCTCGGGACCGGTCCCGACCATGCCGTCCCCGATCACGACGAACCCCTCGGCGCCCTGCTCACCGAACACCTGGAGATCCGTACGCCATCGCGGGCGTTGCAGGCGCTGGTCGCCGCACGCACCGGCGACCCGGAGGCAGCGGCCGCCCTGCGCGTCGCGGCCACCGCGGCGCCGGGATCGTGGTGGTACGGCAAGGACGTACTCGACCTGATCAGGCTCGCGGATCTGGGCGTCGACGAGGTCGTCGACACGTTGCGCCCGTTGCAGTTCCGCGACTACTCGATCGCCTCGAGCCCCCTGGTCCACCCCGACAGCGTGCACCTGACCGTCGCGACGGTGCGCTACACCGCCGGGAACCGCAGGCACGGCGGTGTGGCCTCGACCTTCCTGGCCGAACGCGGCGACACCCTCACGGTGCACCTGCGCCCCAACCACGCCTTCCGACTGCCCGCCGGTGACGTGCCGATCATCATGATCGGCCCCGGGACCGGCATCGCACCGTTCCGGGCGTTCCTGCAGGAACGCCGAGCGACCGCCGCGCCCGGCAGGTCCTGGCTGTTCTTCGGGGACCGTCGCCGCACCACCGACTTCCTCTATGGTGACGAACTGCACGCGTTCGCGGAGTCGGGCACCCTGACCCGCCTCGATCTGGCGTTCTCGCGCGATACCGCGGCGAGACCGTATGTGCAGCAACGTATGCGGGAGAACGCGGCCGAACTCTTCAGCTGGCTGCAGGACGGCGCACACCTGTACGTGTGCGGTGACGCCGACCGGATGGCCAAGGACGTGGACGCAGCCCTGCACGAGATCGTCGCCCGCTGTGGCGGATTGGACGCCGACGGCGCCCACGCTTACGTCAACGACCTGATCAAGAGCCACCGCTACGTCCGCGACGTCTACTAG
- a CDS encoding amidohydrolase family protein, giving the protein MTVVVSTPLHVRGRSLPDEQPAEWWIVNGLLSSEPVRGAETIFEHGWMVPGLVDAHCHVGLGPVPGGAVGLEEAAAQAETERDVGALLLRDCGSPTDTRSLDDRADLPRIIRAGRHVAKPKRYLAGYAVDVEDETHLPEIVAEQARRGDGWVKLVGDWIDRSIGDLAPLWDDVILKKAIDAAHANGARVTAHVFGEDALPGLISAGIDCIEHGTGLTDDTIALMVQHGTALVPTLINLENFPGIAESAAKYPTYAAHMRDLYQRSYPRVAAAREAGVPIYAGTDAGSTIAHGRIGDEIDALHGIGMSPTDALGAACWNARAWLGRPGLADGAPADLVCYDDDPRRGAAVVNQPALVILRGRAFR; this is encoded by the coding sequence CTGACCGTGGTGGTCTCCACGCCCCTCCATGTCAGAGGGCGCAGCCTGCCCGACGAGCAGCCGGCCGAGTGGTGGATCGTCAACGGTCTGCTGAGCTCTGAGCCGGTGCGCGGCGCCGAGACGATCTTCGAGCACGGCTGGATGGTGCCCGGCCTGGTCGACGCGCACTGTCACGTCGGGCTGGGGCCGGTGCCCGGGGGTGCGGTGGGCCTCGAGGAGGCGGCCGCGCAGGCCGAGACCGAACGCGACGTCGGCGCCCTGCTGCTGCGGGACTGCGGCTCGCCCACGGACACCCGCAGCCTCGACGACCGCGCGGATCTGCCCCGGATCATCCGCGCCGGGCGCCATGTCGCCAAACCCAAGCGCTACCTCGCCGGGTACGCCGTCGACGTCGAGGACGAGACGCACCTGCCCGAGATCGTCGCCGAGCAGGCGCGCCGCGGCGACGGCTGGGTCAAACTCGTCGGCGACTGGATCGACCGGTCGATCGGCGATCTGGCCCCGCTGTGGGATGACGTGATCCTGAAGAAGGCCATCGACGCAGCGCACGCCAACGGTGCCCGGGTGACCGCACACGTCTTCGGCGAGGACGCGCTGCCCGGACTGATCAGCGCGGGCATCGACTGCATCGAACACGGCACCGGGCTCACCGACGACACGATCGCCTTGATGGTGCAGCACGGAACCGCGCTGGTGCCGACGCTGATCAACCTCGAGAACTTCCCGGGCATCGCGGAATCGGCGGCCAAGTACCCGACCTACGCCGCCCACATGCGTGACCTCTACCAGCGGTCCTACCCGCGGGTGGCCGCCGCACGTGAGGCCGGCGTGCCGATCTACGCGGGCACCGACGCAGGCAGCACGATCGCGCACGGTCGCATCGGCGACGAGATCGACGCACTGCACGGGATCGGGATGAGCCCGACCGACGCGCTGGGCGCGGCGTGCTGGAATGCGCGCGCCTGGCTCGGCCGCCCGGGTCTGGCCGACGGTGCACCCGCCGATCTGGTCTGTTACGACGACGATCCGCGCCGCGGCGCGGCTGTCGTCAACCAGCCGGCGCTGGTGATCCTGCGGGGCAGGGCGTTCCGCTAG